AGAGACAAGAGATGAGGCATAAGGAAGTGATGAGGCTGCAAGAGAGAAGACTAAAGATGGAGGAATCGAAAGCTGATATAAACAGACAATGTATGAGTGGTTTGGTGGACGCCATTAATCAACTCGCAACTTCCATTCTtgctttggcttcttcttcgtctttgccATAACAAATCACAATCATCAAGGAGGTCTACCATTAAAATTGTATTGACTAGATGTTTTAGTTAAGTTGATGATTAGTTAGGATgtagatatgtaaatatatgaATCTTGATTTGTAACTATGGTAGCATTAGCATATAAAGTATAGACCCATCAACTATGCTAGCTTGTCATGGAGTAATTAATGGATCATTTAATCATGCAGTTAAAAAGTTGTCTTTAACGTTGATGATGGAATGTGGAGTTTGGAAGTGTACGCGTTAGTGAGGCTAGTGGTAAAAGGGTGGAGGTAGATTTAAGAGAGAGTGTGGTCAAAGGATTATTATAGTGGTCAAAGAGAGGTCGAAgggaaaatattattattggtgGGTGGGTTAAGTGTTTTTTTCATCTCTATTCTTACCTTTTACTGCATATCACATTATCACTACAAAAGCTTCTCTGTGTCACAAGGACCCTGCCCTTATGGGTGGGTAGGGTAGGCTTTCTTTATAATAGAACGTGAATATGAATCGAATATAGTTGTCTCTATTGCTCTTTAACCGTTTTCCATAACCGGAAAACTAAAATGAAGATCacttattaaaaccaaaatgcTCACCGTTTTCTGCATTTAGATATCGATGTATTAATTCTACTTTCTAATGTAAATCTTTTAGGATAATAATTTACGTTATATATTAATCAGAAAGACGaatgtaaaaaacaatttcattGATCTCAAtatgaattatgaaaaaatatataactcacTAAATGTAAAACaatctcttttcatttttagtcTGACCACTAAACTCCTAATTAACTAAAAGGTTTACTAGTCTAGTTAGCTCTTTGCGAAGATCACAATTCTGAGTGCTCTAAACGATATTTCTTTCATCACAGGATTGTTTCTCAATGAACTTTCATTTCACTTAATTTTTTACTATTCTTTTGTAATTAACAATTTTCTcttttcagagaaaaaaaaaaattaatggtttgGATCTCTGACACTCATGAATACAAAGGTTTCGAATCAAAAAATTATCTTCCATAGATATAGTTTTCTCAAAGGATTGGTATGTGTATCTGACATATAGATCAGATACCATATAAACTATTATTAACATAGTTTTgagaatgtttttttaataagtttacaaaaacaaaatagtaaagatgtgtatttattaaaaagctTGTCATTTATGTAAAAGAGTGTAAATGTCGTGTCTACAGTTTTCCAACGTGGTTCGCGTTAAGTAGTTATCAGTTTTTTTGGCCATTAACCATAATGTTGATGGATAGCCAAcgaatattttgtaacaaataatttaaagagatgaagaagaaaacaaaagaatttgagaataattcatacaataaaaaacaaaaaaaaaaaatgacaacgAAGAGCTTATTAGCAGCTTAGCCCCACTTGGCCTATTGAGAAATATCCAGTTGGACTCTTCGAAAGAGAAACGACGAGAGAGCTTTTATCGACCACGAAGCAGAAGACTATTCGTGGAAGAGACTGACTCACTTGTggttgtggagagagagagagagagatcatatTCCCCAATGTCTCTTCACCGTCTCCTTCCTCACGACACGTTCTCCTCCTCTCTTGGCTCACTGGTTCGTTCGTTCCCCCTCATTGACGAATGTTGCATTTTGCTTGTTACCTACGACTgcttttgattctctctttttttgttattaccatttttttaatcTGGGTTTCTTGCTATTGACTTCAATTTGGACTTTTCTTTACAAAAGGATTGATTTTTATCTTTGGGTTACTGTTGATTTTGACTAATTTGTGGTAAACACCATTTCGTCTCTCTTGTTTCTTGCTTACTACATTGCTTTAGATCTGATCTAATCCATCTTGTTCTAAATACCTAATCTTTTATCTGGTTACTTCTCCTAGATTTGCGgattcaataatttttgttttgtttgttttaatcgTCTTCTCTTTTACCTCTCATTGAAGTCTCAAGTTGGAAGTTCTAAAGCATCCGTGGCATTATTCAATGCCGTCAAATCTTTTCCTACATTTGGAGATATCATTGCTCGAATTGGACTATGGTGGGAGCAAATCAGggctgttgttgttgtacctGTCTTCAAGTTCCTGGTGGCTATATGCTTGATCATGTCTGTTATGCTCTTCGTTGAGGTTATGTACATGGGAATCGTCGTTCTGTATGTCAAGTTGTTCAAGAGAAAACCTGCGAAGATTTACAAATGGGAAGCTATGGAGGATGATGTTGAGTGTGGCAGTGCTACCTACCCTATGGTTCTTGTGCAAATGCCTATGTACAATGAAAAAGAGGTGAAAACAATCTAAAGCAGCAAGCCAGCAACCAGCTGCCagcaactatttttttttccagtgaTTGGTTTGTGAATCGAACTCATTTGGTGGGATGTTGTTGTGTTTGGTAGGTTTGTGAGCAATCAATTGCAGCTGCTTGCAAAATCTCGTGGCCATCGAATCGTATGATAATTCAAGTGCTTGATGATTCTACAGATCCAGCCAGTAAGGTCCTTGTAAACCTCTATCGACACTTGTCCTTTTTTCATCTAAGGGTCTGTGTTTTGGCcttatgattttgtgttccGATAAAGTAAATTCCTTAACATTTTGGTTATGTGGCAATGATGGAAGGAAACAGGAATTGGTGAAAAAGGAGTGTGAGAGATGGTCTAAAGAAGGCGTCAACATAACGTTTGAGATTAGGGACAACAGGAACGGATACAAAGCTGGTGCTCTGAGAGAAGGAATGAAGCATAGCTATGTGAAGCAGTGCGACTATGTTGCTATCTTTGATGCTGATTTCCAGCCTGATCCTGACTTCCTCCTCCGCACTGTTCCTTTCTTAATTCACAATGCCAAGTTAGCACTTGTACAAGGCCGGTGGGAGTTTGGTAACATTCCTTAAGAcacctttctctttcttttttttcttcacaaatcTATAATTGGTAAATGAGAGTTTGCTTTTGCTAATAATCTCAGTGAACGCGGATCAGTGCATGATGACGAGATTGCAGGAGATGTCTTTAAGTTACCACTTTACAGTAGAGCAGCAAGTTGGATCTTCAACATTTGCTTTCTTTGGGTTCAACGGTATTGATTATGGCATTCtcattttgcttttctttttcttctcaatgaaGCTTCTGTTTTAAATTGTCTGAAACTATTACAGGAACAGCAGGTGTCTGGAGAATCTCAGCGCTGATTGAGTCAGGGGGGTGGAATGACCAGACAACAGTAGAAGACATGGACTTAGCTGTACGAGCTACACTAAGAGGCTGGAAGTTGCTATATATCGATGATCTCAAGGTATAGATAGAAGGATTCCTCTCCTTTGTTGGTTTCTTTGGTTGGAcgttttaattttgaaacatttttACAATGCATAATCTGTAGGTAAAAAGTGAGTTGCCTTGCTCCTTCAACGCCTTGCGTAGCCAGCAGCATCGATGGACTTGTGGCCCTGCGAATCTATTCAGGAAAATGGCTGGAAAAATACTAAGAAGCGAAAATGTTTCTCTGTGGAAGAAGTTGTATATGTTgtacagcttcttcttcatccggaAGATCGTGGCTCACGTCCTCACATTCTGCTTCTACTGTGTTATCTTGCCAGCAACTGTTTTGTTCCCAGAAGTCACAGTTCCGAAATGGGCTGCGTTTTATCTTCCTTCTCTGATCACTCTCTTTATCGCAATCGGTAGACTAAGGTGTcctcttttactctttctaTATAACTTATCGTCTTTCCTCTCTCTTGTCACATTATTAATCCTTTATTATGTTAACAGATCAATCCACCTATTGGCATTCTGGGTTCTGTTCGAGAATTCAATGTCCCTGGTTCGAACAAAGGCTCTGGTCATGGGGCTGTTAGAAACAGGAAGAGTACAAGAATGGGTTGTGACGGAGAAATCAGGTGATGCCCTCAAGACGAAGCTGATTCCACAAGTACCTAACGTCAGATTCAGAGAGAGGTACGTAAACAAACATTTCTTTCAAACTGAAGCCTTAACCGAGTCAGAGCGTAAACTGATGGATATTATAATCTTGTTGCAACCAGGGTGCACTTGCTGGAGCTACTGGTTGGAGCTTACCTGTTGTCCTGCGGAATCTACGACATCATCTACGGGAAGAACACACTATATGTATACCTTCTATTTCAGTCATTAGCCTTCTTCGTTGTTGGTTTTGGATATGTTGGCAAATATGTTCCTGCTTCCTCCTCTTAACACAGATAGGAACCAAAGAGTCACTCTcaatatgttttagaaatttttttgttgatatcaTATTGAGAACAAAGCCTATGCCAATATGGACAAAATATGTCACttgcgtttttttttgttgttgttgtaaagaACGAAGCTCAAATGTGACCAATACATATGCCCCTCAAAATATTTGCTTGAGTCGTGGCTTCATAATGACTACAGATTAGAAAGTTTGAAGTCTACACTATTTATGGCTGAGGTTTAATTGAATAAGCATATCCATTTGTCCTCTTCTTGAAACGTCCGGCCATGGCTATGTCCCTTCTGTTTCCGAGCTATCCTCTTCAATCCTTGGGCAGAAGCAACAGATGGTTCCCGGTTGGAACTAGATCAAAACCTATTTGTTTAGCACTGACCAGAGCCCAAACAAGCGATGGTGACCAAGAGGAGAATGTAGTGATCGTCGGCGCCGGGATTGGTGGACTTGCCACCGCCGTTTCTCTTCACCGGTAAGTCCGAATTATAAAAATTGGTTCTTTGAATTTTCTTGAAACTCAAGAGCCACTGAACTGGAGACTTTGTTGACGGGTTTAGGCTAGGAATCGGGTCGGTCGTGCTGGAGCAGGCAGAGTCGCTTCGGACGGGAGGAACATCGCTGACGCTATTCAAGAATGGTTGGCGCGTTCTTGACGCCATCTCTGTTGGGCCTCAACTCCGAACGCAGTTTCTTGAAATCGAAGGGTACAGTTCTTTCTGCCCGTATTGTAGAGATCATAACTATGATTCGGTCTTCTAAATATGTGACAACAGTGATCCAATAAGTGAAATTTGTTCTTGGTTTTACTTTACTTTTACCTGAGTTTGTTGGTATGATCAGCTGAGCAGGATGGTAGTGAAGAAGGAAGATGGAAGTGAGCTTCGTTCTTTCAAATTCAAAGACGAAGATCAAAGGTAACTACTTCAAAACTTGTTGGATAATAAAGCATTTCACTTGATTCATGTCTGTAGAAGTAACCAAAGCATATGTCTTGTATAGCCAAGAAGTTCGGGCAGTGGAGCGGCGGGTACTCTTGGAGACACTTGCAAGCCAGCTTCCTCCACATGCCATTCGGTTTTCCTCAAAACTGGAAAGTATACAAAGCAATGCCAATGGTGACACCCTCCTTCAACTTGGAGATGGAACCCGGTTGCTTGCAAAGGTATTGTTCCATGAGCTCTTCTCTTAAGGCTCCGAGCATAGAATTATGTGTTTATAAAGTAAATCAGACATCACTATGCACTAAGCTATTATGATAACCAGAAGATATGTGCCTTGGCTGATTTGATGATGTATGTTCTTTGAATAGATTGTTATTGGTTGTGATGGTACCCGGTCTAAAGTTGCAACGTGGATGGGGTTTAGTGAGCCGAAATATGTTGGTCATTGTGCTTTCCGTGGCCTCGGGTACTATCCAAATGGACAGCCATTTCAGAAAAGGGTGAATTACATATACGGTAGAGGGCTTCGAGCTGGATATGTACCTGTATCTGCAACAAAAGTATACTGGTTCATTTGTTTCAACAGCCCATCTCTAGGTAGATTTTTACACCATTCCACAAAGATAACTCCCTTCTTTCATTTCCTATATCATTAATCTTGAGACATCCATGCAGGGCCAAAAATTACAGATCCAGCTATCctaaagaaacaagcaaaagaGATGGTTAGTACCTGGCCTGAAGATCTGCAAAACCTCATCGATCTAACACCTGATGAAACAATCAGCAGAACTCCTCTTGTAGACAGGTGGCTATGGCCTGGAATTGCTCCTCCAGCATCAAAAGGCAGAGTGGTTCTTGTTGGAGATGCTTGGCACCCAATGACTCCAAATCTTGGACAAGGTGCTTGCTGCGCCTTGGAAGATTCAGTTGTTCTAGCTAATAAACTTGCCAGTGCAATGAACGGAGGGAGTGAATCAGTTGAAGCAGCAATGGAATCATACGGGAGTGAAAGATGGTCTCGAGCATTCCCGTTGACAGTACGTGCAAACCTAGTCGGAGCACTCCTGCAATGGGACAATCCTCTAGTGTGTTCCATTAGAAACAATATCGTCATACCAAAGTTAGTGAAGCTTGGACCAATGCTTGAACACACAAACTTCGAATGTGAACCTCTCTATGATAGTTCAAAAATCTGATCTTGTCTGTATAGTAAGATCTTAAAACCATATGGTTCCATTGGatagaagataaatatataaaactatgtGATTTAATGTAAAAGAATAATACAATGTTGTGTAATTGTCTAAACAAGAACAGAGTAAAGCTTGAACAGAGTAATCAAACTCTGTAATCTTCACTGTTTGATCATTGCTACTGCgaacaaaatcaaaccaaaaaaaaggaaacgtaAATTACAACAGAGACTATACTATAGGGTTAGGTTTCATTAATCGAAATTGGATTAGAAAACAGCCAGAGTATGACGGCGCAGAGGATGAGTACGATTGGAATGAAGTGGATAGCATTCTCGGCGGATCTGAGTCGcgatttgttcttcttcttcttccctggATGAGAGCTTGGATCGTACCTAGGCAGAAGAAGCTGATCGTCATCTGAATCTTCAGCGGTTTGAATTCGTGGCGGTGGAGAAGGTGGCGGTGACGGAGAACTCGCTGAGAGTTGGTCGGAAACTATGGAGGCGCTCGCCGATCGacgcatcttcttcttttcacaCACTTTACGCGCTTCACAAGGAGAAAACTTCTATATATAGAATgaatttga
The Camelina sativa cultivar DH55 chromosome 6, Cs, whole genome shotgun sequence genome window above contains:
- the LOC104792332 gene encoding probable mannan synthase 7 isoform X1; translation: MSLHRLLPHDTFSSSLGSLSQVGSSKASVALFNAVKSFPTFGDIIARIGLWWEQIRAVVVVPVFKFLVAICLIMSVMLFVEVMYMGIVVLYVKLFKRKPAKIYKWEAMEDDVECGSATYPMVLVQMPMYNEKEVCEQSIAAACKISWPSNRMIIQVLDDSTDPASKELVKKECERWSKEGVNITFEIRDNRNGYKAGALREGMKHSYVKQCDYVAIFDADFQPDPDFLLRTVPFLIHNAKLALVQGRWEFVNADQCMMTRLQEMSLSYHFTVEQQVGSSTFAFFGFNGTAGVWRISALIESGGWNDQTTVEDMDLAVRATLRGWKLLYIDDLKVKSELPCSFNALRSQQHRWTCGPANLFRKMAGKILRSENVSLWKKLYMLYSFFFIRKIVAHVLTFCFYCVILPATVLFPEVTVPKWAAFYLPSLITLFIAIGRLRCPLLLFLYNLSSFLSLVTLLILYYVNRSIHLLAFWVLFENSMSLVRTKALVMGLLETGRVQEWVVTEKSGDALKTKLIPQVPNVRFRERVHLLELLVGAYLLSCGIYDIIYGKNTLYVYLLFQSLAFFVVGFGYVGKYVPASSS
- the LOC104792332 gene encoding probable mannan synthase 7 isoform X2, encoding MSLHRLLPHDTFSSSLGSLSQVGSSKASVALFNAVKSFPTFGDIIARIGLWWEQIRAVVVVPVFKFLVAICLIMSVMLFVEVMYMGIVVLYVKLFKRKPAKIYKWEAMEDDVECGSATYPMVLVQMPMYNEKEVCEQSIAAACKISWPSNRMIIQVLDDSTDPASKELVKKECERWSKEGVNITFEIRDNRNGYKAGALREGMKHSYVKQCDYVAIFDADFQPDPDFLLRTVPFLIHNAKLALVQGRWEFVNADQCMMTRLQEMSLSYHFTVEQQVGSSTFAFFGFNGTAGVWRISALIESGGWNDQTTVEDMDLAVRATLRGWKLLYIDDLKVKSELPCSFNALRSQQHRWTCGPANLFRKMAGKILRSENVSLWKKLYMLYSFFFIRKIVAHVLTFCFYCVILPATVLFPEVTVPKWAAFYLPSLITLFIAIGRLRSIHLLAFWVLFENSMSLVRTKALVMGLLETGRVQEWVVTEKSGDALKTKLIPQVPNVRFRERVHLLELLVGAYLLSCGIYDIIYGKNTLYVYLLFQSLAFFVVGFGYVGKYVPASSS
- the LOC104792332 gene encoding probable mannan synthase 7 isoform X3, giving the protein MILQIQPELVKKECERWSKEGVNITFEIRDNRNGYKAGALREGMKHSYVKQCDYVAIFDADFQPDPDFLLRTVPFLIHNAKLALVQGRWEFVNADQCMMTRLQEMSLSYHFTVEQQVGSSTFAFFGFNGTAGVWRISALIESGGWNDQTTVEDMDLAVRATLRGWKLLYIDDLKVKSELPCSFNALRSQQHRWTCGPANLFRKMAGKILRSENVSLWKKLYMLYSFFFIRKIVAHVLTFCFYCVILPATVLFPEVTVPKWAAFYLPSLITLFIAIGRLRSIHLLAFWVLFENSMSLVRTKALVMGLLETGRVQEWVVTEKSGDALKTKLIPQVPNVRFRERVHLLELLVGAYLLSCGIYDIIYGKNTLYVYLLFQSLAFFVVGFGYVGKYVPASSS
- the LOC104792332 gene encoding probable mannan synthase 7 isoform X4, which produces MKHSYVKQCDYVAIFDADFQPDPDFLLRTVPFLIHNAKLALVQGRWEFVNADQCMMTRLQEMSLSYHFTVEQQVGSSTFAFFGFNGTAGVWRISALIESGGWNDQTTVEDMDLAVRATLRGWKLLYIDDLKVKSELPCSFNALRSQQHRWTCGPANLFRKMAGKILRSENVSLWKKLYMLYSFFFIRKIVAHVLTFCFYCVILPATVLFPEVTVPKWAAFYLPSLITLFIAIGRLRSIHLLAFWVLFENSMSLVRTKALVMGLLETGRVQEWVVTEKSGDALKTKLIPQVPNVRFRERVHLLELLVGAYLLSCGIYDIIYGKNTLYVYLLFQSLAFFVVGFGYVGKYVPASSS
- the LOC104792331 gene encoding uncharacterized protein LOC104792331 isoform X1 — its product is MAMSLLFPSYPLQSLGRSNRWFPVGTRSKPICLALTRAQTSDGDQEENVVIVGAGIGGLATAVSLHRLGIGSVVLEQAESLRTGGTSLTLFKNGWRVLDAISVGPQLRTQFLEIEGMVVKKEDGSELRSFKFKDEDQSQEVRAVERRVLLETLASQLPPHAIRFSSKLESIQSNANGDTLLQLGDGTRLLAKIVIGCDGTRSKVATWMGFSEPKYVGHCAFRGLGYYPNGQPFQKRVNYIYGRGLRAGYVPVSATKVYWFICFNSPSLGPKITDPAILKKQAKEMVSTWPEDLQNLIDLTPDETISRTPLVDRWLWPGIAPPASKGRVVLVGDAWHPMTPNLGQGACCALEDSVVLANKLASAMNGGSESVEAAMESYGSERWSRAFPLTVRANLVGALLQWDNPLVCSIRNNIVIPKLVKLGPMLEHTNFECEPLYDSSKI
- the LOC104792331 gene encoding uncharacterized protein LOC104792331 isoform X2 — translated: MVVKKEDGSELRSFKFKDEDQSQEVRAVERRVLLETLASQLPPHAIRFSSKLESIQSNANGDTLLQLGDGTRLLAKIVIGCDGTRSKVATWMGFSEPKYVGHCAFRGLGYYPNGQPFQKRVNYIYGRGLRAGYVPVSATKVYWFICFNSPSLGPKITDPAILKKQAKEMVSTWPEDLQNLIDLTPDETISRTPLVDRWLWPGIAPPASKGRVVLVGDAWHPMTPNLGQGACCALEDSVVLANKLASAMNGGSESVEAAMESYGSERWSRAFPLTVRANLVGALLQWDNPLVCSIRNNIVIPKLVKLGPMLEHTNFECEPLYDSSKI
- the LOC104792329 gene encoding uncharacterized protein LOC104792329, with the translated sequence MRRSASASIVSDQLSASSPSPPPSPPPRIQTAEDSDDDQLLLPRYDPSSHPGKKKKNKSRLRSAENAIHFIPIVLILCAVILWLFSNPISINET